A window of Salvia splendens isolate huo1 chromosome 8, SspV2, whole genome shotgun sequence genomic DNA:
GGTATCCGGGATTAAATAGAAATTTGTACTTCTATGTACTTGTTATATGATGTGGGATGTTGTGTAATTAATCTGACACTCTTTTAACTGAACTAGTGGCAAAGCATTTTTGTCTATTTATGCATCTGTTACTATATATTTGCTTAAAAACATCTCCAGAATTGTTAccttttttctaaaataaaatcttttttgtTTCTATAGTTGATGAGTGAGGATGAGGCTGGGAAGTGGTTTAAGGAAGTGGTTCCGCGACTTGCTGATTTGCTATTGAGGTTGCCAGAGTTGTTGGAGACCCACTATCACAATGCAGCTAGCTTCTGTGGAATGGAAACAGGTCTTAGATTGTTGGGATCACAACAACCAGGCATTGTACTGCTTAGTCAGGTGactgactctgtgtgtgtgtgtgagagagagagtgtacAAATGCTAGTGAACATCTCATTACCTTTTCAGTTTCacattatgaaaattttcatttcttttgtaatccaaatattttaccaatttccTGATTAAGTATATCTATCATGAAACTGTTGACACAAGAATTGTTCTTACTAGTTTGAACTTACTGCTACTGCTGCAGACTTAATTATCTGAGGCTGCACTGAACTGAATGATTTTGCTGACCCATACTTATGTATGCTGTTACGAGTATATGAATGACTGTTATAATCAAGTAATTGACTATAATCTATTGAATCAGATAGACAACATATCCCCCAGAAAGGGAAGGAGTGTTAAAGTCGCAGTATATATAACCATGTTTTCTTTCTTGCACTAGGAATCCATCTTCTAAAATAGTGAAATGAGCTTAACTTCTGTTTACTTAAGCAGTATGGCTGTATTAATCTGTGATTTCTGAATTTATGTTTACTTTCAGGAATTGATTGCTGCTCTTCTGGTCTGTGCTCTTTTTTGCTTGTTTCCAACCACTAATAGAGGCGCAGAACGTCTTCCACCCATCAACTTTGATTCTTTATTTGTGTATGGTTTTGCCTGTCCTTTATATGTATAGTCTTGTATggtattttttatgatttgtaTTTACATGATTGCACATGTGGCAAAGAAATAAGAAAACCTATGGCATGCCTCACCTCAGCTCTATAGAGCCTTCAGTGGAAAAGCACAGCTAAAAGAAGACCATTAAACATTAAGATCTTGAGTTATACAACATGGATATTGACAGATCTATAGAtatccaaataaaaaataacttttgATTGGCGGATCACTGGATATACTTGTACTGTATAATATATGGTCTTAATTGCTGAAGCCTTTGAACTTCTTCATCTATCTAGATGCCCTTTCCTCATTGATGGATCTTGTGCTTGGTCCTGTCCTAGTTTTCCCCAGTGTTTGAATATATTTATAGGCTTACCTATTTTACATCAGTGAGTTTTCTGTTCTGAGGctagtatataattttattgttATGATGGTTAGAAGGAAACTCTTAGCATCTTGTGTTTCTCCGTTCTGAAGTTTCCATTATTTTCCTTTCAGTAATGTTGCCGTTTATTAGGTTTTTCTTGAGGAAGGAACGTTGATCAGTATCTTTTTTCGTTTCTTTAGGTGTCTATATGAGTGCTACAATTTGAACCAGGAGCATAAAATAAAGTGTCTTGTTCACTATTTTGAGAAGATATGCTTGGATATGCCTTCTGGTAATGTATCTTTTGAGCGAAAAGTTCTCCCTCTGAAGAACAGCCAATCTCACATTGCTTACCCAGAGCCTGATTTCTGGAGCAAGTCAACTGTTTCTCTCTGCCAATTCAAGGTAATGATCCGCAACTACCTAATATAAAACCAAGGTTAAGACAGACACTTTTATCCTTATCAGTCATGCTAGTTTATTGATATCAGATAATTCACACTCAGTATAGTATATCATGAAATAGAAATGCAGGTGTCTACTTTCTTATGACATAAATAGCCAATTTTATATAAACATTCACCAGATTTTCTTCACATAAAACTAAATCCAATCCTCCCAAGACATTACAATTTGCTTGCAACGCCTCTTTTTATGGGAATAGTTGATACCTCAATTTCTGCTATTTCCagtgatattttttatttatatcaaCTGTAGGTACTCAGTTCTGGTTTAATTGAAGACCAATCAGTTGAAGCTCTTGAGGTAGATTTTgcaaataaatatattggaGGTGGTGCTCTAAGTCGTGGCTGTGTACAAGAAGAGATCCGCTTCATGATCAATCCAGAATTGATCGTCAGCATGCTTTTCTTACCTTCAATGGCAGATAATGAAGCTATTGAGATCGTTGGTGCACAAAGATTCTCAAATTACAGCGGCTATGCTAAATCGTTCCTTTTTTTTGGTCACCACGAAGATAATAGCAGCGTTGATACCATGGGAAGGCGCAAGACGAGGATAATTGCAATTGATGCTCTCTGCAGTCCTGGAAAAAGGCAGTACAAACTTGACTGTCTCCTACGTGAAACAAATAAAGCATTTTGTGGCTTTCTCGATCAACAGAAGCACCAGCTGCATCAAAACCTATTTGATGAATCCAAAAATGGCATTTCCACTACAGAAGATCTATCAGCTTCTTCTCAAGAAGACGATCAAAGCAGGCGGCATCATCTGGAAACACAGAACATCAATAGCCAGTCAGATCAATGCCCGAATCACGAAGAAAAAATTGGCGTCGCAACAGGCAATTGGGGTTGTGGTGCATTTGGAGGAGACCCCGAAATAAAAGCTGTCATCCAATGGCTGGCAGTGTCTCAAGCTCTTAGACCGTTCATCTTGTACTACACATTCAGTTTAGAGCCGTTGCAGAAGCTTGAGCACGTAGTCCAATGGATTCTTGCCCACGAATGGAGCGTAGGCGAGCTATGGAGCATTTTGGTTGAGTACTCGGCTCAGAGAGTGAGTGGCAAAGCCAGAGTTGGCTTCTTCAAATGGCTTCTTCCATCATTACACGCTGACGATCCAATTGATGAATAAAGCATTTTGATGAATCAAATAAAGCATTTTGTGGCTTTCTCGATCAACAGAAGCACCAGCTGCATCAAAACCTATTTGATGAATCCAAAAATGGCATTTCCACTACAGAAGATCTATCAGCTTCTTCTCAAGAAGACGATCAAAGCAGGCGGCATCATCTGGAAACACAGAACATCAATAGCCAGTCAGATCAATGCCCGAATCACGAAGAAAAAATTGGCGTTGCAACAGGCAATTGGGGTTGTGGTGCATTTGGAGGAGACCCCGAAATAAAAGCTGTCATCCAATGGCTGGCAGTGTCTCAAGCTCTTAGACCGTTCATCTTGTACTACACATTCAGTTTAGAGCCGTTGCAGAAGCTTGAGCATGTAGTCCAATGGATTCTTGCCCACGAATGGAGCGTAGGCGAGCTATGGAGCATTTTGGTTGAGTACTCGGCTCAGAGAGTGAGTGGCAAAGCCAGAGTTGGCTTCTTCAAATGGCTTCTTCCATCATTACACGCTGACGATCCAATTGATCTGGATGTGCTTGGTACCATGTGAAAATAATTATGTACCTTTGTATCTATAAAACTTAGAAAGTTGAAGAGCTGCAGAATGTAGTTTGTTATGAGAACTTAGTCTTGTTGTAGCAGATTTTATAATCTTTGAACATATGAATTCAGTGTTTGCAATAGTAGGTATTTGATTCTATATCAATGGATATGTGTGGATGGTTACATTTTTTTTCGTGGATGAGGATTATAAACTTTTTTATTGGACTCAAATCTCCAATCTAATAGTTAGAGTTGAGGAAGAAACGTTGTACCAATTGAACTCCACTTTGTTGTCTTGATTCTCCAGTAGTTAAAATTGACGAAGAAACTATTCTACTAACTGAACTCCACCTTATTATTTCTGTAGTGCGTTTGTCAAACTCTATGAATTATGTTGGATTTTGAAAAATCCTTAGTTCCTACGTCAAATAAGATATAACTCCTACATTACAAAGATTGATACTCTCTCCACGAAAAATGGTAGCATCTTTTCATTATATCTTGTGCCATCCACCCATGAGAGTATTTTTGATGAACGGTGAGAGTATATTACTGCCTCCGTCCGGtaagagtatccacaatagGGGAGCCGCGGCGCAGGGGGTGGCTGGGTCGCGGCTCCCTATTACCGAGGACAAGGAGAGCcgccggggggggggggggggggggcgtcCGCGGCCTGCCCATGTtcgatatttatttattatttattttctttatattttcgaaaaatttttataaatacctcATTCCACACATTTTCACATCACACACATTTTACACCCTAATTTTCATTGTCTACAATTTTTATAGTCTCAAAATGCAAGGTAGAGATGATGATTCCCCCGGCTATAGAGAATCGGGATACGACAACTTTCCACCTTCCCAACCCTGAAGATCGAATCCCACCCCTCCTCCATCCCAGATGTGGAGTCCGCAATTGCCGCCGCCGTGGCAACATACAGCCCAATATCGGGGTCAGTCTTCCTCTCATCAGCAGAGGAACTTGGGTTGTCCCCAATCGGGGTTCGGCGACTACCGGCTCAACATGGACGCGATCAACTATCCGCGTCCTGACACCCCCTTCTTAGCAAATTCCAGTCCACCCAATTCCAATCCACCCAATCTCTTCTGTCTGAATCTGATAGATTCACATGGAGGCAGTTGATGGGGACACCGGAGACCCCGACGTCCGGACGTGTGGAGACGGGGAGAGGAGGCGGGGGCGGGGGGAGGCGAAGCAGCGGCAGAGGGCGAGGCGCCGGCCGCGACGGAGAGCAGCaaggcggtggtggcggcggtgaTGGTAGCAGTGGCGGTCGACGGGGGTCGTACTACAAAACGACATAGTCCATTGCTATTGCCAGGGCCGGGCCTGGGACGCGGTCACGACGGATGCTGTAGTTGGTACGGATCAGACCGACGTATGCTTCTGGAAGCGCGtcctggcggtgtacaacggaTTCAAACCGCCAGGCAGCGCCGAGCGTTCACACGACCAGATTCGGAAGAAGTTCGGCAGGATCACTAGAGCCCTCTAGAGGTTCACTGGCATATACGACAACCAACTCCGCTCTGTTGAGAGCGGCCGTAGCGAAGCCGACATAAAAGCGTTGTCGTTTCAACCCTTCAATACTAAAGGGTGGCCCAAGTTCAGCTACTGGGATGAATTCCTCATTCTGCGGGACTTCCCAAAATTCAGAGCCATCTGCGAGGAAGAGCGTGCTCCTGGTGCGAAGAGGACAAGACTCGGCGTCGCCGACAACTACAGCAGTAGTAGCGGCTCACGTACCTTCGACCTCAACGACGATGTTTCGGAGGAGCCCCCCTCGACACTCTCCAGGCGCCCACATCCACATGGCCAGCAGTCCGCAATCCGAGAAGCTAGATCCGCCTCCCAACTCTCTGCTGCGGGCGTGTCTGCATCGCGCCCAACACCGGCAGCGGTGGCGTTGAGCAATACCCTGGAGGTGCAGATGATGAAGCAACTTCAGGAGAACTTGTCCTTGTACGAGAAGTCAACCAACCCAGTCACCAAGGGGATGCACTACGAGCTCATACTGAGGCTGAGGTCGAAGTAGGGGTTCAGCGAAGCGGCGGAGGCAGGAGTGGTGGGctgcggcggcgacggcgatgAAGCTGGTGAAGAAGAAGCGACAGATTCTgatgacgccaccgagtagGCGACGGTGGTGGtgtttttttagtgtttttataaaattttcgttgtataattttcctctatctataatacaatgaagatttggttttaatttttttaattaaattatgcaattttttttaaaattattatagtctgatattttttaattctagttaaattaaaatataccaaaaatgaaaaaaataattaatttgtggcTTGAGCTTGTCCATTATTAGAGTGGACAAGTTTTTTTTGGTCTGGCTAAGTTTTTGTGGCTTGGGATTGGCTTCGGCCGGACtattgtggacaccctaaaATAAACTAGATTGTGAATAGCACATGCACAACAATCATGCTACATAGCATACTAAAGGTGAATATGCTCCTAATCTAAGGGTCTTTGTTAAATGAAAAGTTGTCATTAACGCTACCTAAACATCCAACAAAACTTTCAGAGTTAAAAAAGACGAGGTGTTTCAATAGGAAGGTTACAAttgttatttcatttttaactgGGCTAACTAAAGAGGAAAATTATCGGTATGCGGCGCATTACTTGCTCCGTTGCTTGGGCCAAGCCCAAAACTAGGGCCTGCATAAAAGAAACCAAACattaaaaattcaatttagTCTATTTTGAGTTAATAACCGTTATAAATTGAATTTCTCTAAGCAggggaaaataaagaaaaagaaaaagaaaaagaaaaagaaacctCACATTATCCATTTCCGGTGCAAGGGGTTTTACTGAAATTCATCACCACATTTCTGAAGCTCAACTGGGAAGAAGGTATCGAGCAACGCCCAACATATAACTCATACTTCACTGAATTATTCTCAACTTGTACGTACTCGCAATTGTTTTCTATATTTTGTTTCTAATTCTTgccatttcaattttaattgggATTAAATTTAGTATTCTTCGATGCCAGTCCTATAGTTATTATAATCGCCTTTGTGATAATTCTGCAATTTATCTCCgtcttattttttgttgtttatatCTTGCATTTCACCCATTTTCAGGTAAAGATTGATTTTTCATATTGTGAAGGACTATTGAAGCTAGGTATTTGACTACATATATGTTGAAGGACCACTTATTTGCTTATGTATTCTTTTGCAGAGGGTTTTCTGGTGTAATTACTGTATTGTATTGTCTGGTGAAATAATATTATAGCTAGAAATGAACCAATTTTAAAATCTCGATTCAGTTGCAGATTTGTTTGTCTTGTCTGATTAGTTGTGTTAGTCAGATTCTTCAATGGCTCTACCTGCAATAGAGCCAATTCACCACCACACATGGCGTCTGCAAGTTCCGTATTTGCCTGCTCATGAGAGATGTTTGATTAGGTTTCCTTCTTATTCTGGGACTTCTCTCACACAGAAAAGCAGTCGTTGCTGCATTATGGGTTCCTCTAATAAGAGGCATGTAAAGAAATTCACTAGGCCACTGCCGAtggtacttttttttatctgatgattaatttttaaagttcaattattttcttaatcctGTCTGAGCATTTATGTGGCTTATATAGTTCAGAAATACGAAGCAGGATATTAGCAACCGAGGCAGTCGAGTAAATGTTTCCAAAGTGGAGGAACTGCTACGGATGGGTGAGGGGGATGGAGACGACGACGAAGAAGAATCGGGGGTGAAGGATGAAGATAAGGATTCATTTGTAATGGATGAAGATGAGAGAAAGGAGTGGCGGCAGAAGATAAGAGAAGTCATGAGTAGGATTCCTGATGATGCAGATGAGGAGACTGATATGctagagaaaaggaaaaggatgCAGAAGCTTCTAGCAGAATACCCTCTtgtcgttgaggaggaggatccAGATTGGCCCGAGGATGCTGATGGCTGGGGTTTCAGCTTGGGTCAATTCTTCAACAAGATCAgcataaaaaatgtcaaaaagGAAGACGATGAGAATTATGACAGTGAAAATGAAATAGTGTGGAAGGATGATGATTATATTCGTCCGATCAAAGATATAACAACTGCAGATTGGGGAGAGGCTATCTATAAGGACATCAGCCCTTTAGTTGTTCTTGTTCACAACCGTTACAAAAGGTACTTTTTGAGTTCCAATTGTTTATATGGACCAAACTCTTCACCAACAGTTATTTATAGGTAACTGATAGCATTTTTGTGGTGCATTTGATATGCATTTTTGTGGTGCATTTGATATGCATTTTTGTGGTGCATTTGATATGAGAATCCTAAGAACCCTtgtactttttcattttttaagtgCTTCAAATGAGTCATTCATAGATAGGACCTACATGTGCTTATAGATAGGACCTACATGTGCTTATGGATATTGAGGTTAGATTAACTAAATTTGATTATTGTAATTGTCTGCTCTTTATCTTTAAAGCACATTTTTCCGTTTAAATGTTGTTGTGCTTATAGCCTTATAGACAGTGTTTAAATATATATTCAGACCAAAGGAGAACGAAAAGATCCGGGAGGAAATAGATAAAGCTGTGCAGATCATATGGAATTGCAGGCTGCCATCACCAAGAGTAAGCAGGCTTAATTATTTtgggtgtgtgtgtgtttgtgcatGTATATTTTCATATTGAAGTTGATGCCTTGCTCATCTGTGGTTGACAGTGTGTTGCAATAGATGCTAACACCGATTTTGATTTGGTATCTGCTCTGAAAGTATCTGTTTTCCCAGAGATCATTTTCACTAAAGCCGGAAAAATTTTATACCGCGAGAAAGGTGCAGTTACATACTGTACTGTACTTGAGATACTCTACCTTGCTAAAAGCTTAACTTTTTGCATTATTCATTTCCAGCAATTCGAACAGCTGATGAGTTGTCAAAGATAATGGCTTTCTTTTACTTCGGAGCAGCCAAGCCCCCATGCTTAAGCGGGATTAAGAGCACGGAAGAAGCGATTCCTACAGTTGAAATCAGAAGTCAACATctgtagaatgtgtcatgtagAATATTCTTGCACTTTTGGATGTAGCCAGCTCCATCTGGCCAGTCAATAGAAATCATACTGCCTTGAAATCTGCAAACTGGGGTTTGTGAAGATTATCGTTATGACAATTGGGAGCCCGATGAGTTGGGATGCAGATTTGATATGCCAGCTAGTCCCTGTGTGTATAATGTCATTAGTAGAACACTTTAACACCTGCATATGTCATAGCTCGTAGATTATCTCGGGCATGAGTTTAATGCAGCCTATGCCTAAACAGTAAATACAGGCTTGGTATTACTAA
This region includes:
- the LOC121745307 gene encoding thioredoxin-like fold domain-containing protein MRL7L, chloroplastic, producing MALPAIEPIHHHTWRLQVPYLPAHERCLIRFPSYSGTSLTQKSSRCCIMGSSNKRHVKKFTRPLPMFRNTKQDISNRGSRVNVSKVEELLRMGEGDGDDDEEESGVKDEDKDSFVMDEDERKEWRQKIREVMSRIPDDADEETDMLEKRKRMQKLLAEYPLVVEEEDPDWPEDADGWGFSLGQFFNKISIKNVKKEDDENYDSENEIVWKDDDYIRPIKDITTADWGEAIYKDISPLVVLVHNRYKRPKENEKIREEIDKAVQIIWNCRLPSPRCVAIDANTDFDLVSALKVSVFPEIIFTKAGKILYREKAIRTADELSKIMAFFYFGAAKPPCLSGIKSTEEAIPTVEIRSQHL